One Tachysurus fulvidraco isolate hzauxx_2018 chromosome 2, HZAU_PFXX_2.0, whole genome shotgun sequence DNA segment encodes these proteins:
- the LOC113637044 gene encoding inter-alpha-trypsin inhibitor heavy chain H3-like isoform X7 — translation MARATIILTFIGSLLLCVTSVPVKKSRDVDIYSFHINSTVNSRYAVTTITSRVANRLNESKEVHFQVKIPKNAFITKFRMIIEGKTYDGVVKQKEAAQQQYSQAISRGESAGIVSSVGRTLEEFKTSVTVAALSKVTFHLTYEELLKRRLGKYKLQINAQPMQPVADFKVDVYITEQSGISFLEVNRGLKTQELSSAVISTLSASTKEAWVNFYPTREQQTNCEGCGENGLNGDLFIEYDVKRSNQNGELQALNSYFVHYFAPTDVQQIPKNVVFLIDQSGSMRGKKIHQTRLAMLKILGDLAEDDYFGLITFDSTVHVWNPELLQATEENLEKAKSFVGAIKAQGGTNINQVVLNGVELIKSHPRQGSASIVILLTDGDPTSGETNTERIQANVKKAIDGKFPLYCLGFGFDVKFDFLEKMAQENDGVSRRIYEDSDADLQLQGFYEEVATPLLTDVQLKYPGAANLTQTSFRQYYNGSEIVVAGQITDNSLETLQTEVIAISKNTNVTYQDSTSAKDLIDVLPQHENVIQRLWAHLTVKQLLEKEVALTGHEKEAAKKKALDLSLKYEFVTPLTSMVVTKPQEEETQVAHKPKEGAETPPRQKSIINLLKSQHHSNMAHSPQLQTDRSSIMSIHDFTRLIRTDKLLSSVKKPAQGYDSSAEDSDPRARGLTLQSRMSASGLRFLISAQPKPICYDAPVGHNLRLLSDTSSDFSMNGQLSEKGFQLIVIRYKTAKLLVSPTESVYSDGETSVKLQWGQPAADRLESDSVSIFLRDDELDVTMGSVRVVFLLHKKDEELLLWPSVRQQPRNDTTRGILGKTELQYMELPGSKINIKDEEVLAHLSSATDYRIPAAPRVQCWLVPFRSALQGKLSDFTVSQL, via the exons GATACCAAAAAATGCTTTCATCACCAAATTCAGGAT GATCATCGAGGGAAAGACGTACGATGGAGTTGTAAAGCAAAAAGAAGCAGCGCAGCAGCAGTACAGTCAAGCCATATCACGAGGAGAAAGCGCTGGGATCGTCAG CTCGGTAGGACGGACGCTGGAGGAGTTTAAAACCTCGGTGACGGTGGCGGCTCTCAGTAAGGTTACCTTTCATCTCACCTACGAAGAGCTGCTAAAGCGACGGCTTGGCAAATACAAGTTACAAATCAATGCCCAACCGATGCAGCCTGTGGCAGATTTCAAG GTTGACGTCTATATCACTGAGCAGTCGGGGATTTCCTTCCTGGAGGTAAACAGAGGGCTGAAAACACAAGAGCTGTCAAGTGCTGTAATCAGTACTCTGTCTGCGTCTACCAAAGAG gcTTGGGTGAACTTTTATCCCACTCGTGAGCAACAGACCAACTGTGAAGGCTGTGGAGAAAATGGACTAAATGGAGACCTGTTCATAGAGTATGATGTGAAGAGAAGTAATCAGAACGGAGAACTGCAG GCACTGAACAGCTATTTTGTCCACTACTTTGCACCTACAGATGTTCAGCAAATCCCCAAAAATGTGGTGTTTCTCATCGACCAAAGCGGCTCCATGCGAGGCAAGAAAATTCATCAG ACTCGTCTGGCGATGCTGAAGATTTTGGGAGATCTGGCTGAAGACGACTACTTTGGCCTGATCACCTTTGacagtactgtacatgtctgGAACCCTGAACTCCTCCAAGCTACGGAGGAAAATCTGGAGAAGGCAAAGTCCTTTGTGGGGGCAATTAAAGCTCAGGGAG GCACAAACATCAACCAAGTCGTACTAAATGGGGTGGAATTGATAAAAAGCCACCCACGACAGGGTTCTGCCTCGATCGTCATCCTGCTGACTGATGGAGACCCCActtcag gtgaaacaaacacagaaagaaTTCAGGCCAATGTTAAAAAGGCCATTGATGGTAAATTTCCACTTTACTGTCTGGGGTTTGGATTTGACGTGAAGTTTGACTTCTTGGAGAAAATGGCGCAGGAAAATGACGGAGTCTCACGCAGGATCTACGAGGACTCAGATGCTGACCTCCAGCTGCAG GGTTTCTATGAGGAAGTGGCCACGCCGCTCTTAACCGATGTCCAACTGAAATACCCCGGAGCTGCAAATCTCACCCAGACCAGCTTCAGGCAGTATTATAACGGCTCAGAGATCGTGGTGGCTGGACAAATCACAGACAACAGCCTGGAAACTTTACAAACCGAAGTCATCGCAATCTCA aaaaacacaaatgtcACGTACCAGGACTCCACGTCGGCAAAAGACCTCATTGATGTTTTACCGCAACATGAAAACGTCATCCAGAGACTGTGGGCTCATCTTACAGTGAAACAGCTCctggagaaaga agtggcCCTCACAGGACACGAGAAAGAAGCAGCCAAGAAAAAAGCTCTGGATCTTTCTCTGAAATATGAATTTGTGACTCCGCTCACCTCCATGGTGGTCACTAAGCCACAGGAAGAGGAGACACAAGTCGCCCACAAACCCAAGGAAGGTGCAGAGACACCCCCACGTCAGAAGAGCATCATAAATCTCCTAAAGAGCCAACACCACTCCAACATGGCACACTCTCCACAACTGCAAACAG ATAGAAGCAGTATAATGTCCATTCACGATTTTACACGTTTGATTAGAACCGACAAACTTCTGAGTTCGGTAAAGAAACCAG CTCAAGGATACGATTCATCTGCAG aaGACTCTGACCCTCGAGCAAGAGGACTCACACTTCAGTCACGTATGTCAG CGAGTGGTCTGAGGTTCCTGATCTCTGCGCAGCCAAAACCGATCTGTTACGACGCACCTGTAGGTCATAACCTCAGGCTCCTTTCTGACACCTCGTCAG attTCTCTATGAACGGTCAACTCTCAGAGAAAGGTTTCCAGCTGATCGTTATACGTTACAAAACGGCGAAGCTTCTCGTGAGCCCTACCGAAAGTGTCTATTCTGATGGAGAGACCTCTGTGAAGCTTCAATGGGGGCAACCGGCAGCTGACAGACTCGAGTCAGACAG CGTGTCAATATTTCTGAGGGACGACGAATTAGACGTCACCATGGGATCCGTGCGTGTGGTTTTTCTCCTCCACAAGAAAGACGAGGAGCTTCTTCTGTGGCCTTCTGTCCGTCAACAACCGAGAAACGATACGACACGGGGCATTCTGG GAAAAACTGAACTTCAGTATATGGAGTTACCAGGATCCAAGATTAATATCAAGGATGAGGAGGTGTTGGCACACTT GAGCTCGGCTACGGACTACAGAATTCCTGCTGCCCCTAGAGTGCAATGTTGGCTTGTACCATTCCGGTCTGCTCTGCAGGGGAAGCTGTCTGACTTCACTGTCTCACAGCTGTAG
- the LOC113637044 gene encoding inter-alpha-trypsin inhibitor heavy chain H3-like isoform X2 — MARATIILTFIGSLLLCVTSVPVKKSRDVDIYSFHINSTVNSRYAVTTITSRVANRLNESKEVHFQVKIPKNAFITKFRMIIEGKTYDGVVKQKEAAQQQYSQAISRGESAGIVSSVGRTLEEFKTSVTVAALSKVTFHLTYEELLKRRLGKYKLQINAQPMQPVADFKVDVYITEQSGISFLEVNRGLKTQELSSAVISTLSASTKEAWVNFYPTREQQTNCEGCGENGLNGDLFIEYDVKRSNQNGELQALNSYFVHYFAPTDVQQIPKNVVFLIDQSGSMRGKKIHQTRLAMLKILGDLAEDDYFGLITFDSTVHVWNPELLQATEENLEKAKSFVGAIKAQGGTNINQVVLNGVELIKSHPRQGSASIVILLTDGDPTSGETNTERIQANVKKAIDGKFPLYCLGFGFDVKFDFLEKMAQENDGVSRRIYEDSDADLQLQGFYEEVATPLLTDVQLKYPGAANLTQTSFRQYYNGSEIVVAGQITDNSLETLQTEVIAISKNTNVTYQDSTSAKDLIDVLPQHENVIQRLWAHLTVKQLLEKEVALTGHEKEAAKKKALDLSLKYEFVTPLTSMVVTKPQEEETQVAHKPKEGAETPPRQKSIINLLKSQHHSNMAHSPQLQTDRSSIMSIHDFTRLIRTDKLLSSVKKPAQGYDSSADSDPRARGLTLQSRMSEDSHPRARGLTLQSRMSASGLRFLISAQPKPICYDAPVGHNLRLLSDTSSDFSMNGQLSEKGFQLIVIRYKTAKLLVSPTESVYSDGETSVKLQWGQPAADRLESDSVSIFLRDDELDVTMGSVRVVFLLHKKDEELLLWPSVRQQPRNDTTRGILGKTELQYMELPGSKINIKDEEVLAHLSSATDYRIPAAPRVQCWLVPFRSALQGKLSDFTVSQL, encoded by the exons GATACCAAAAAATGCTTTCATCACCAAATTCAGGAT GATCATCGAGGGAAAGACGTACGATGGAGTTGTAAAGCAAAAAGAAGCAGCGCAGCAGCAGTACAGTCAAGCCATATCACGAGGAGAAAGCGCTGGGATCGTCAG CTCGGTAGGACGGACGCTGGAGGAGTTTAAAACCTCGGTGACGGTGGCGGCTCTCAGTAAGGTTACCTTTCATCTCACCTACGAAGAGCTGCTAAAGCGACGGCTTGGCAAATACAAGTTACAAATCAATGCCCAACCGATGCAGCCTGTGGCAGATTTCAAG GTTGACGTCTATATCACTGAGCAGTCGGGGATTTCCTTCCTGGAGGTAAACAGAGGGCTGAAAACACAAGAGCTGTCAAGTGCTGTAATCAGTACTCTGTCTGCGTCTACCAAAGAG gcTTGGGTGAACTTTTATCCCACTCGTGAGCAACAGACCAACTGTGAAGGCTGTGGAGAAAATGGACTAAATGGAGACCTGTTCATAGAGTATGATGTGAAGAGAAGTAATCAGAACGGAGAACTGCAG GCACTGAACAGCTATTTTGTCCACTACTTTGCACCTACAGATGTTCAGCAAATCCCCAAAAATGTGGTGTTTCTCATCGACCAAAGCGGCTCCATGCGAGGCAAGAAAATTCATCAG ACTCGTCTGGCGATGCTGAAGATTTTGGGAGATCTGGCTGAAGACGACTACTTTGGCCTGATCACCTTTGacagtactgtacatgtctgGAACCCTGAACTCCTCCAAGCTACGGAGGAAAATCTGGAGAAGGCAAAGTCCTTTGTGGGGGCAATTAAAGCTCAGGGAG GCACAAACATCAACCAAGTCGTACTAAATGGGGTGGAATTGATAAAAAGCCACCCACGACAGGGTTCTGCCTCGATCGTCATCCTGCTGACTGATGGAGACCCCActtcag gtgaaacaaacacagaaagaaTTCAGGCCAATGTTAAAAAGGCCATTGATGGTAAATTTCCACTTTACTGTCTGGGGTTTGGATTTGACGTGAAGTTTGACTTCTTGGAGAAAATGGCGCAGGAAAATGACGGAGTCTCACGCAGGATCTACGAGGACTCAGATGCTGACCTCCAGCTGCAG GGTTTCTATGAGGAAGTGGCCACGCCGCTCTTAACCGATGTCCAACTGAAATACCCCGGAGCTGCAAATCTCACCCAGACCAGCTTCAGGCAGTATTATAACGGCTCAGAGATCGTGGTGGCTGGACAAATCACAGACAACAGCCTGGAAACTTTACAAACCGAAGTCATCGCAATCTCA aaaaacacaaatgtcACGTACCAGGACTCCACGTCGGCAAAAGACCTCATTGATGTTTTACCGCAACATGAAAACGTCATCCAGAGACTGTGGGCTCATCTTACAGTGAAACAGCTCctggagaaaga agtggcCCTCACAGGACACGAGAAAGAAGCAGCCAAGAAAAAAGCTCTGGATCTTTCTCTGAAATATGAATTTGTGACTCCGCTCACCTCCATGGTGGTCACTAAGCCACAGGAAGAGGAGACACAAGTCGCCCACAAACCCAAGGAAGGTGCAGAGACACCCCCACGTCAGAAGAGCATCATAAATCTCCTAAAGAGCCAACACCACTCCAACATGGCACACTCTCCACAACTGCAAACAG ATAGAAGCAGTATAATGTCCATTCACGATTTTACACGTTTGATTAGAACCGACAAACTTCTGAGTTCGGTAAAGAAACCAG CTCAAGGATACGATTCATCTGCAG ACTCTGACCCTCGAGCAAGAGGACTCACACTTCAGTCACGTATGTCAG aaGACTCTCACCCTCGAGCAAGAGGACTCACACTTCAGTCACGTATGTCAG CGAGTGGTCTGAGGTTCCTGATCTCTGCGCAGCCAAAACCGATCTGTTACGACGCACCTGTAGGTCATAACCTCAGGCTCCTTTCTGACACCTCGTCAG attTCTCTATGAACGGTCAACTCTCAGAGAAAGGTTTCCAGCTGATCGTTATACGTTACAAAACGGCGAAGCTTCTCGTGAGCCCTACCGAAAGTGTCTATTCTGATGGAGAGACCTCTGTGAAGCTTCAATGGGGGCAACCGGCAGCTGACAGACTCGAGTCAGACAG CGTGTCAATATTTCTGAGGGACGACGAATTAGACGTCACCATGGGATCCGTGCGTGTGGTTTTTCTCCTCCACAAGAAAGACGAGGAGCTTCTTCTGTGGCCTTCTGTCCGTCAACAACCGAGAAACGATACGACACGGGGCATTCTGG GAAAAACTGAACTTCAGTATATGGAGTTACCAGGATCCAAGATTAATATCAAGGATGAGGAGGTGTTGGCACACTT GAGCTCGGCTACGGACTACAGAATTCCTGCTGCCCCTAGAGTGCAATGTTGGCTTGTACCATTCCGGTCTGCTCTGCAGGGGAAGCTGTCTGACTTCACTGTCTCACAGCTGTAG
- the LOC113637044 gene encoding inter-alpha-trypsin inhibitor heavy chain H3-like isoform X5, which produces MARATIILTFIGSLLLCVTSVPVKKSRDVDIYSFHINSTVNSRYAVTTITSRVANRLNESKEVHFQVKIPKNAFITKFRMIIEGKTYDGVVKQKEAAQQQYSQAISRGESAGIVSSVGRTLEEFKTSVTVAALSKVTFHLTYEELLKRRLGKYKLQINAQPMQPVADFKVDVYITEQSGISFLEVNRGLKTQELSSAVISTLSASTKEAWVNFYPTREQQTNCEGCGENGLNGDLFIEYDVKRSNQNGELQALNSYFVHYFAPTDVQQIPKNVVFLIDQSGSMRGKKIHQTRLAMLKILGDLAEDDYFGLITFDSTVHVWNPELLQATEENLEKAKSFVGAIKAQGGTNINQVVLNGVELIKSHPRQGSASIVILLTDGDPTSGETNTERIQANVKKAIDGKFPLYCLGFGFDVKFDFLEKMAQENDGVSRRIYEDSDADLQLQGFYEEVATPLLTDVQLKYPGAANLTQTSFRQYYNGSEIVVAGQITDNSLETLQTEVIAISKNTNVTYQDSTSAKDLIDVLPQHENVIQRLWAHLTVKQLLEKEVALTGHEKEAAKKKALDLSLKYEFVTPLTSMVVTKPQEEETQVAHKPKEGAETPPRQKSIINLLKSQHHSNMAHSPQLQTDRSSIMSIHDFTRLIRTDKLLSSVKKPEDSDPRARGLTLQSRMSEDSHPRARGLTLQSRMSASGLRFLISAQPKPICYDAPVGHNLRLLSDTSSDFSMNGQLSEKGFQLIVIRYKTAKLLVSPTESVYSDGETSVKLQWGQPAADRLESDSVSIFLRDDELDVTMGSVRVVFLLHKKDEELLLWPSVRQQPRNDTTRGILGKTELQYMELPGSKINIKDEEVLAHLSSATDYRIPAAPRVQCWLVPFRSALQGKLSDFTVSQL; this is translated from the exons GATACCAAAAAATGCTTTCATCACCAAATTCAGGAT GATCATCGAGGGAAAGACGTACGATGGAGTTGTAAAGCAAAAAGAAGCAGCGCAGCAGCAGTACAGTCAAGCCATATCACGAGGAGAAAGCGCTGGGATCGTCAG CTCGGTAGGACGGACGCTGGAGGAGTTTAAAACCTCGGTGACGGTGGCGGCTCTCAGTAAGGTTACCTTTCATCTCACCTACGAAGAGCTGCTAAAGCGACGGCTTGGCAAATACAAGTTACAAATCAATGCCCAACCGATGCAGCCTGTGGCAGATTTCAAG GTTGACGTCTATATCACTGAGCAGTCGGGGATTTCCTTCCTGGAGGTAAACAGAGGGCTGAAAACACAAGAGCTGTCAAGTGCTGTAATCAGTACTCTGTCTGCGTCTACCAAAGAG gcTTGGGTGAACTTTTATCCCACTCGTGAGCAACAGACCAACTGTGAAGGCTGTGGAGAAAATGGACTAAATGGAGACCTGTTCATAGAGTATGATGTGAAGAGAAGTAATCAGAACGGAGAACTGCAG GCACTGAACAGCTATTTTGTCCACTACTTTGCACCTACAGATGTTCAGCAAATCCCCAAAAATGTGGTGTTTCTCATCGACCAAAGCGGCTCCATGCGAGGCAAGAAAATTCATCAG ACTCGTCTGGCGATGCTGAAGATTTTGGGAGATCTGGCTGAAGACGACTACTTTGGCCTGATCACCTTTGacagtactgtacatgtctgGAACCCTGAACTCCTCCAAGCTACGGAGGAAAATCTGGAGAAGGCAAAGTCCTTTGTGGGGGCAATTAAAGCTCAGGGAG GCACAAACATCAACCAAGTCGTACTAAATGGGGTGGAATTGATAAAAAGCCACCCACGACAGGGTTCTGCCTCGATCGTCATCCTGCTGACTGATGGAGACCCCActtcag gtgaaacaaacacagaaagaaTTCAGGCCAATGTTAAAAAGGCCATTGATGGTAAATTTCCACTTTACTGTCTGGGGTTTGGATTTGACGTGAAGTTTGACTTCTTGGAGAAAATGGCGCAGGAAAATGACGGAGTCTCACGCAGGATCTACGAGGACTCAGATGCTGACCTCCAGCTGCAG GGTTTCTATGAGGAAGTGGCCACGCCGCTCTTAACCGATGTCCAACTGAAATACCCCGGAGCTGCAAATCTCACCCAGACCAGCTTCAGGCAGTATTATAACGGCTCAGAGATCGTGGTGGCTGGACAAATCACAGACAACAGCCTGGAAACTTTACAAACCGAAGTCATCGCAATCTCA aaaaacacaaatgtcACGTACCAGGACTCCACGTCGGCAAAAGACCTCATTGATGTTTTACCGCAACATGAAAACGTCATCCAGAGACTGTGGGCTCATCTTACAGTGAAACAGCTCctggagaaaga agtggcCCTCACAGGACACGAGAAAGAAGCAGCCAAGAAAAAAGCTCTGGATCTTTCTCTGAAATATGAATTTGTGACTCCGCTCACCTCCATGGTGGTCACTAAGCCACAGGAAGAGGAGACACAAGTCGCCCACAAACCCAAGGAAGGTGCAGAGACACCCCCACGTCAGAAGAGCATCATAAATCTCCTAAAGAGCCAACACCACTCCAACATGGCACACTCTCCACAACTGCAAACAG ATAGAAGCAGTATAATGTCCATTCACGATTTTACACGTTTGATTAGAACCGACAAACTTCTGAGTTCGGTAAAGAAACCAG aaGACTCTGACCCTCGAGCAAGAGGACTCACACTTCAGTCACGTATGTCAG aaGACTCTCACCCTCGAGCAAGAGGACTCACACTTCAGTCACGTATGTCAG CGAGTGGTCTGAGGTTCCTGATCTCTGCGCAGCCAAAACCGATCTGTTACGACGCACCTGTAGGTCATAACCTCAGGCTCCTTTCTGACACCTCGTCAG attTCTCTATGAACGGTCAACTCTCAGAGAAAGGTTTCCAGCTGATCGTTATACGTTACAAAACGGCGAAGCTTCTCGTGAGCCCTACCGAAAGTGTCTATTCTGATGGAGAGACCTCTGTGAAGCTTCAATGGGGGCAACCGGCAGCTGACAGACTCGAGTCAGACAG CGTGTCAATATTTCTGAGGGACGACGAATTAGACGTCACCATGGGATCCGTGCGTGTGGTTTTTCTCCTCCACAAGAAAGACGAGGAGCTTCTTCTGTGGCCTTCTGTCCGTCAACAACCGAGAAACGATACGACACGGGGCATTCTGG GAAAAACTGAACTTCAGTATATGGAGTTACCAGGATCCAAGATTAATATCAAGGATGAGGAGGTGTTGGCACACTT GAGCTCGGCTACGGACTACAGAATTCCTGCTGCCCCTAGAGTGCAATGTTGGCTTGTACCATTCCGGTCTGCTCTGCAGGGGAAGCTGTCTGACTTCACTGTCTCACAGCTGTAG
- the LOC113637044 gene encoding inter-alpha-trypsin inhibitor heavy chain H3-like isoform X4 — MARATIILTFIGSLLLCVTSVPVKKSRDVDIYSFHINSTVNSRYAVTTITSRVANRLNESKEVHFQVKIPKNAFITKFRMIIEGKTYDGVVKQKEAAQQQYSQAISRGESAGIVSSVGRTLEEFKTSVTVAALSKVTFHLTYEELLKRRLGKYKLQINAQPMQPVADFKVDVYITEQSGISFLEVNRGLKTQELSSAVISTLSASTKEAWVNFYPTREQQTNCEGCGENGLNGDLFIEYDVKRSNQNGELQALNSYFVHYFAPTDVQQIPKNVVFLIDQSGSMRGKKIHQTRLAMLKILGDLAEDDYFGLITFDSTVHVWNPELLQATEENLEKAKSFVGAIKAQGGTNINQVVLNGVELIKSHPRQGSASIVILLTDGDPTSGETNTERIQANVKKAIDGKFPLYCLGFGFDVKFDFLEKMAQENDGVSRRIYEDSDADLQLQGFYEEVATPLLTDVQLKYPGAANLTQTSFRQYYNGSEIVVAGQITDNSLETLQTEVIAISKNTNVTYQDSTSAKDLIDVLPQHENVIQRLWAHLTVKQLLEKEVALTGHEKEAAKKKALDLSLKYEFVTPLTSMVVTKPQEEETQVAHKPKEGAETPPRQKSIINLLKSQHHSNMAHSPQLQTDRSSIMSIHDFTRLIRTDKLLSSVKKPAQGYDSSADSDPRARGLTLQSRMSDSHPRARGLTLQSRMSASGLRFLISAQPKPICYDAPVGHNLRLLSDTSSDFSMNGQLSEKGFQLIVIRYKTAKLLVSPTESVYSDGETSVKLQWGQPAADRLESDSVSIFLRDDELDVTMGSVRVVFLLHKKDEELLLWPSVRQQPRNDTTRGILGKTELQYMELPGSKINIKDEEVLAHLSSATDYRIPAAPRVQCWLVPFRSALQGKLSDFTVSQL; from the exons GATACCAAAAAATGCTTTCATCACCAAATTCAGGAT GATCATCGAGGGAAAGACGTACGATGGAGTTGTAAAGCAAAAAGAAGCAGCGCAGCAGCAGTACAGTCAAGCCATATCACGAGGAGAAAGCGCTGGGATCGTCAG CTCGGTAGGACGGACGCTGGAGGAGTTTAAAACCTCGGTGACGGTGGCGGCTCTCAGTAAGGTTACCTTTCATCTCACCTACGAAGAGCTGCTAAAGCGACGGCTTGGCAAATACAAGTTACAAATCAATGCCCAACCGATGCAGCCTGTGGCAGATTTCAAG GTTGACGTCTATATCACTGAGCAGTCGGGGATTTCCTTCCTGGAGGTAAACAGAGGGCTGAAAACACAAGAGCTGTCAAGTGCTGTAATCAGTACTCTGTCTGCGTCTACCAAAGAG gcTTGGGTGAACTTTTATCCCACTCGTGAGCAACAGACCAACTGTGAAGGCTGTGGAGAAAATGGACTAAATGGAGACCTGTTCATAGAGTATGATGTGAAGAGAAGTAATCAGAACGGAGAACTGCAG GCACTGAACAGCTATTTTGTCCACTACTTTGCACCTACAGATGTTCAGCAAATCCCCAAAAATGTGGTGTTTCTCATCGACCAAAGCGGCTCCATGCGAGGCAAGAAAATTCATCAG ACTCGTCTGGCGATGCTGAAGATTTTGGGAGATCTGGCTGAAGACGACTACTTTGGCCTGATCACCTTTGacagtactgtacatgtctgGAACCCTGAACTCCTCCAAGCTACGGAGGAAAATCTGGAGAAGGCAAAGTCCTTTGTGGGGGCAATTAAAGCTCAGGGAG GCACAAACATCAACCAAGTCGTACTAAATGGGGTGGAATTGATAAAAAGCCACCCACGACAGGGTTCTGCCTCGATCGTCATCCTGCTGACTGATGGAGACCCCActtcag gtgaaacaaacacagaaagaaTTCAGGCCAATGTTAAAAAGGCCATTGATGGTAAATTTCCACTTTACTGTCTGGGGTTTGGATTTGACGTGAAGTTTGACTTCTTGGAGAAAATGGCGCAGGAAAATGACGGAGTCTCACGCAGGATCTACGAGGACTCAGATGCTGACCTCCAGCTGCAG GGTTTCTATGAGGAAGTGGCCACGCCGCTCTTAACCGATGTCCAACTGAAATACCCCGGAGCTGCAAATCTCACCCAGACCAGCTTCAGGCAGTATTATAACGGCTCAGAGATCGTGGTGGCTGGACAAATCACAGACAACAGCCTGGAAACTTTACAAACCGAAGTCATCGCAATCTCA aaaaacacaaatgtcACGTACCAGGACTCCACGTCGGCAAAAGACCTCATTGATGTTTTACCGCAACATGAAAACGTCATCCAGAGACTGTGGGCTCATCTTACAGTGAAACAGCTCctggagaaaga agtggcCCTCACAGGACACGAGAAAGAAGCAGCCAAGAAAAAAGCTCTGGATCTTTCTCTGAAATATGAATTTGTGACTCCGCTCACCTCCATGGTGGTCACTAAGCCACAGGAAGAGGAGACACAAGTCGCCCACAAACCCAAGGAAGGTGCAGAGACACCCCCACGTCAGAAGAGCATCATAAATCTCCTAAAGAGCCAACACCACTCCAACATGGCACACTCTCCACAACTGCAAACAG ATAGAAGCAGTATAATGTCCATTCACGATTTTACACGTTTGATTAGAACCGACAAACTTCTGAGTTCGGTAAAGAAACCAG CTCAAGGATACGATTCATCTGCAG ACTCTGACCCTCGAGCAAGAGGACTCACACTTCAGTCACGTATGTCAG ACTCTCACCCTCGAGCAAGAGGACTCACACTTCAGTCACGTATGTCAG CGAGTGGTCTGAGGTTCCTGATCTCTGCGCAGCCAAAACCGATCTGTTACGACGCACCTGTAGGTCATAACCTCAGGCTCCTTTCTGACACCTCGTCAG attTCTCTATGAACGGTCAACTCTCAGAGAAAGGTTTCCAGCTGATCGTTATACGTTACAAAACGGCGAAGCTTCTCGTGAGCCCTACCGAAAGTGTCTATTCTGATGGAGAGACCTCTGTGAAGCTTCAATGGGGGCAACCGGCAGCTGACAGACTCGAGTCAGACAG CGTGTCAATATTTCTGAGGGACGACGAATTAGACGTCACCATGGGATCCGTGCGTGTGGTTTTTCTCCTCCACAAGAAAGACGAGGAGCTTCTTCTGTGGCCTTCTGTCCGTCAACAACCGAGAAACGATACGACACGGGGCATTCTGG GAAAAACTGAACTTCAGTATATGGAGTTACCAGGATCCAAGATTAATATCAAGGATGAGGAGGTGTTGGCACACTT GAGCTCGGCTACGGACTACAGAATTCCTGCTGCCCCTAGAGTGCAATGTTGGCTTGTACCATTCCGGTCTGCTCTGCAGGGGAAGCTGTCTGACTTCACTGTCTCACAGCTGTAG